From one Arvicanthis niloticus isolate mArvNil1 chromosome Y, mArvNil1.pat.X, whole genome shotgun sequence genomic stretch:
- the LOC143437255 gene encoding uncharacterized protein LOC143437255, giving the protein MGPWEAVSFDDVHVNFTAEEWNLLDPSQKNLYKDVMLETYWNLTAIGYSCEDHHIEEQLQSSRRHERHERNHTGEKSHECNQCGKAFSCHSNLQKHKRTHTGEKPHKCNQCGKAFSCHSGLQRHKRTHTGEKPYECNQCGKAFARPSHLQRHKRTHTGEKPYECNQCGKVFSDHSGLQYHKRTHTGEKPYECNQCGKVFSDHSGLQYHKRTHTGEKPYECNQCGKAFSCHSGLQYHKRTHTGEKPYECNQCGKAFSCHSGLRYHKRTHAGERPYECNQCGKAFSCHSGLQRHKRTHTGEKPYECNQCGKVFSCHSHLRSHKRTHTGEKPYECNQCGKAFSCHSGLRYHKRTHAGERPYECNQCGKAFSDHSGLQRHKRTHTGEKPYECNQCGKVFSWHSHLQYHKRTHTGERPYECNQCGKAFSDHSGLQRHKRTHTGEKPYECNQCGKAFSDHSGLQKHKRTHTGEKP; this is encoded by the exons GTTACAGTTGcgaagatcatcatattgaagaacaacttcaaagttctagaaggcatgaaag gcatgaaagaaatcatactggagagaaatcacatgaatgtaatcaatgtggtaaagccttttcatgtcacagtaatctccaaaaacataaaagaacacatactggagagaaaccacataaatgcaatcaatgtggtaaagccttttcatgtcacagtggtctccaaagacataaaagaacacatactggagagaagccttatgaatgtaatcaatgtggtaaagcctttgcaaggcccagtcatctccaaagacataaaagaacacatactggagagaaaccttatgaatgtaatcaatgtggtaaagtcttttcagatcacagtggtctccaatatcataaaagaacacatactggagagaaaccttatgaatgtaatcaatgtggtaaagtcttttcagatcacagtggtctccaatatcataaaagaacacatactggagagaaaccttatgaatgtaatcaatgtggtaaagccttttcatgtcacagtggtctccaatatcataaaagaacacatactggagagaaaccttatgaatgtaatcaatgtggtaaagccttttcatgtcacagtggtctccgatatcataaaagaacacatgccggagagagaccttatgaatgtaatcaatgtggtaaagccttttcatgtcacagtggtctccaaagacataaaagaacacatactggagagaaaccttatgaatgcaatcaatgtggtaaagtcttttcatgtcacagtcatctccgatctcataaaagaacacatactggagagaaaccttatgaatgtaatcaatgtggtaaagccttttcatgtcacagtggtctccgatatcataaaagaacacatgccggagagagaccttatgaatgtaatcaatgtggtaaagccttttcagatcacagtggtctccaaagacataaaagaacacatactggtgagaaaccttatgaatgcaatcaatgtggtaaagtcttttcatggcacagtcatctccaatatcataaaagaacacataccggagagagaccttatgaatgtaatcagtgtggtaaagccttttcagatcacagtggtctccaaagacataaaagaacacatactggtgagaaaccttatgaatgtaatcaatgtggtaaagccttttcagatcacagtggtctccaaaaacataaaagaacacatactggagagaaaccttag